The following coding sequences are from one Chitinivibrionales bacterium window:
- a CDS encoding DNRLRE domain-containing protein, with protein sequence PSGGGTVTLNPEADASIECEENPNTNYDVVEMTASGDDAWTILMRYDLSGVSSVSSATLRMYVSKNWYQNRFNQLVFFVANDTWGETSVTCNTAPAIGEQLASNNGSGENVWVEFDVTAKVNAEKGGKITFALQDSNGQWKIHSRENTNKPEMVIVQ encoded by the coding sequence CTCCGAGTGGCGGCGGCACGGTCACGCTCAATCCGGAAGCCGATGCTTCGATCGAATGTGAGGAAAACCCGAATACCAACTATGATGTCGTCGAAATGACCGCATCGGGTGATGATGCCTGGACTATCCTGATGCGCTACGATCTTTCGGGCGTGTCATCGGTCTCATCGGCAACATTGCGCATGTATGTCTCGAAAAACTGGTATCAAAACCGGTTTAATCAGTTGGTATTTTTTGTTGCTAACGATACCTGGGGAGAGACATCGGTCACCTGCAATACCGCACCGGCAATCGGTGAACAGTTGGCATCGAATAACGGAAGCGGTGAGAATGTATGGGTTGAATTCGATGTAACCGCAAAGGTCAATGCCGAGAAGGGCGGCAAAATAACGTTTGCTCTTCAGGATAGCAACGGCCAGTGGAAAATCCACAGCAGAGAGAATACCAATAAGCCCGAAATGGTTATTGTGCAATAA